GTTTCGGGGCTCGCCGACGTCTTCACGGTACAGAGAGCGATTGTTGACGCCGGATCTCGCAGCAGACGAGACGGAAGCGCATTCGATGGGATGAACATGACTGGATCGATATGAAAGCCCCGTTCGAGACCGTGGTCGCCGATCACGGCATCACCGTCCTCCGCGTCTGCCGATCCCTGCTCGGGATCCATGACGCCGACGACGCCTGGTCGGAGACCTTCCTCGCCGCGATGCGCGCCTACCCCGAGCTCTCGGACACGGCGAACGTCGAAGCCTGGCTGGTGACCATCGCCCGCCGCAAGGCGATCGACGTGCACCGTGCCGGGAAGCACGACCCTCTGCCGGTCGAGGAGCTGCCCGAGGCCCCGACGGCACTCGGGATCCCCGGCGCGAGCGACACCGATCTCTGGGAGGCGGTCGGCCGGCTGCCCGAGAAGCAGCGGCTCTCGATCACCCTCCGATACCTCGTCGGGATGTCTCACGCGGAGATCGCGGAGATCCTCGGCGGCACCGTCGACGCCGCCAGAAGAGCCGCCGCCGACGGACTGAAGACCCTGCGAAGAACTTACCCGGGCTGCGCCGTGAAAGGAGCACGATCATGACCGACACCCGAAGCGATGACGCCCTCACCGCCCCGGCAGCGCCCGTCGACCCCTCGAAGCTCGAGGAGCTGCACCGTCGCTTGGAGGCCACGGCGCAGGCCGAAGGTCTCGTCGAGGTCGCCTATCGGATCGTCGACAGCCCGGTCGGCGAGCTGCTGCTGGCGTCGACGCCGAAGGGGCTGATCCGGGTCGCCTTCGCGAACGAGGATCACGACCGGGTGCTCGAGACCCTGGCGATGAAGGTCGGCCCGCGCATCCTGCGCTCCCCCGGGCAGCTCGACACCGCCGCGCGCGAGCTCGACGAGTACTTCGCGCACCGGCGCGAGACCTTCGACCTGCCGCTCGACTTCTCGCTGTCG
This DNA window, taken from Leucobacter tenebrionis, encodes the following:
- a CDS encoding RNA polymerase sigma factor; this translates as MKAPFETVVADHGITVLRVCRSLLGIHDADDAWSETFLAAMRAYPELSDTANVEAWLVTIARRKAIDVHRAGKHDPLPVEELPEAPTALGIPGASDTDLWEAVGRLPEKQRLSITLRYLVGMSHAEIAEILGGTVDAARRAAADGLKTLRRTYPGCAVKGARS
- a CDS encoding methylated-DNA--[protein]-cysteine S-methyltransferase gives rise to the protein MTDTRSDDALTAPAAPVDPSKLEELHRRLEATAQAEGLVEVAYRIVDSPVGELLLASTPKGLIRVAFANEDHDRVLETLAMKVGPRILRSPGQLDTAARELDEYFAHRRETFDLPLDFSLSRGFRQLVQRHLPEIGYGQTRSYKEMAEMVGSPKAVRAVGSACATNPLPVVVPCHRVLRTDGSLGGYIGGLDAKTTLLELERGGS